A genomic segment from [Flavobacterium] thermophilum encodes:
- the murE gene encoding UDP-N-acetylmuramoyl-L-alanyl-D-glutamate--L-lysine ligase, whose product MKLQTLLSRLPGFWVHRGGNPDIVALEMDSRHVTPGSLFFCLKGFTVDGHDFAEQAVARGAAAVVAERPLAVDAPLVLVPDSRRAMAILADAFYGHPTHRLHLIGVTGTNGKTTTTHIIDQIARKAGKKTGLIGTVGIKIGARSYPAANTTPESLVLQRTFKQMIDEGVEFAAMEVSSHALHQGRVHGCDYDVAVFTNLTQDHLDYHGTMDEYRNAKGLLFAQLGNRYDERRPKFAVLNHDDPVSQYYKHMTAAPIITYGIRTKSDVMAEEIAMTPSGMAFRLCTPHGSAVVETKLVGLFNVYNMLAAAAACLASGFSLETIAAALRDVEPVSGRFETVDEGQNFTIIVDYAHTPDSLENALKTVRQFAKRNVYVVIGCGGDRDRTKRPLMAQVAVRHADVAVFTSDNPRSEDPQQILRDMEAGVSDQDGRYVTIPDREEAIRYAIRQAQEGDVVLIAGKGHETYQIIGGNVIEFDDRAVARAAVRERT is encoded by the coding sequence ATGAAATTGCAAACGTTGCTGTCGCGCTTGCCCGGTTTTTGGGTGCATCGCGGGGGCAATCCGGATATCGTCGCGCTCGAAATGGATTCGCGCCATGTCACGCCCGGTTCGCTGTTTTTTTGCCTTAAAGGATTTACGGTGGACGGGCATGACTTTGCGGAACAAGCGGTGGCGCGCGGAGCAGCGGCGGTCGTGGCTGAGCGTCCGCTCGCGGTGGACGCGCCGCTTGTCCTTGTGCCGGACAGCCGGCGGGCGATGGCGATTTTGGCTGATGCGTTTTACGGGCACCCGACCCATCGACTTCATTTAATTGGCGTGACGGGCACAAACGGAAAAACGACGACGACTCATATCATTGACCAGATCGCGAGAAAGGCCGGCAAAAAAACGGGGCTGATCGGCACGGTCGGGATCAAAATCGGCGCCCGTTCTTACCCGGCGGCGAATACGACGCCGGAGTCGCTCGTCTTGCAACGCACGTTTAAACAGATGATCGACGAGGGCGTGGAGTTTGCGGCCATGGAAGTGTCGTCGCATGCCCTTCACCAAGGACGGGTGCATGGCTGCGATTACGATGTGGCCGTGTTTACGAACTTGACGCAAGATCATCTTGACTATCACGGAACGATGGACGAGTATCGGAACGCCAAAGGGCTGTTGTTTGCCCAGCTCGGCAACCGCTACGACGAGCGGCGGCCGAAATTTGCCGTTTTGAATCATGATGATCCTGTTTCGCAATATTATAAACATATGACAGCAGCACCAATCATCACTTACGGTATTCGCACGAAGAGCGATGTGATGGCGGAAGAGATTGCCATGACCCCGTCCGGCATGGCCTTTCGGCTGTGCACGCCGCACGGATCGGCAGTGGTGGAAACGAAGCTCGTCGGCTTGTTCAACGTCTATAACATGCTTGCGGCGGCCGCTGCCTGCCTTGCCTCCGGGTTTTCGCTTGAAACGATTGCGGCGGCTTTAAGGGATGTCGAGCCGGTGTCCGGGCGGTTTGAAACGGTCGATGAAGGGCAAAATTTTACTATCATTGTAGATTATGCCCATACGCCGGACAGTTTGGAAAACGCGCTGAAAACGGTGCGCCAATTTGCGAAGCGGAACGTCTATGTCGTCATTGGCTGCGGCGGCGACCGCGACCGGACGAAGCGGCCGCTTATGGCGCAGGTGGCGGTGCGCCACGCGGATGTCGCCGTGTTCACCTCCGACAATCCGCGCTCGGAAGACCCGCAGCAAATTTTGCGGGATATGGAAGCGGGGGTAAGTGATCAAGATGGAAGGTACGTGACGATTCCTGACCGGGAAGAGGCGATCCGCTACGCCATCCGGCAGGCGCAAGAAGGAGATGTTGTGTTGATTGCCGGTAAGGGGCATGAAACGTACCAAATCATCGGCGGCAATGTGATTGAGTTTGACGATCGCGCTGTCGCCCGAGCGGCGGTGAGGGAGAGAACATGA
- the mraY gene encoding Phospho-N-acetylmuramoyl-pentapeptide-transferase, with amino-acid sequence MPEQIIVIAMAVSFLVTVILSPLFIPFLRRLKFGQSIREEGPKSHQKKSGTPTMGGIMILLSIVATTVWMTSRLAVLSVETYLLLLVTVGYGVLGFLDDMIKVVMKRNLGLTSRQKFIGQLIIAVVFFFVYRQSGFSTEVHIPGTGWSFDLGWAYGVLLLLMLVGGSNAVNLTDGLDGLLAGTAAIAFGAYAVLAWNQGQYDVAVFCVAVVGAVLGFLVFNAHPAKVFMGDTGSLALGGAIAAVAVLTKLELLLIIIGGVFVIETLSVIIQVASFKTTGRRVFRMSPLHHHYELVGWSEWRVVVTFWAVGLLFAMLGIYIEVWM; translated from the coding sequence ATGCCAGAACAAATAATTGTCATTGCGATGGCTGTTTCCTTTTTGGTCACCGTCATTTTGTCGCCGCTGTTCATTCCGTTTTTGCGGCGGTTAAAATTTGGGCAAAGCATTCGCGAGGAAGGGCCGAAGTCGCATCAAAAAAAATCGGGCACCCCGACAATGGGCGGCATTATGATTTTGCTTTCGATCGTGGCGACAACGGTATGGATGACATCGAGATTGGCCGTCCTGTCGGTGGAAACATATTTATTGCTGCTTGTTACGGTTGGCTACGGGGTGCTCGGCTTTTTGGACGATATGATCAAAGTGGTGATGAAGCGGAACCTGGGGTTGACGAGCCGGCAAAAATTTATCGGCCAGCTCATCATTGCCGTTGTTTTCTTTTTTGTCTACCGGCAAAGCGGCTTTTCGACGGAAGTACATATCCCCGGGACCGGCTGGTCGTTTGACCTTGGCTGGGCTTATGGGGTGCTGCTTTTGCTCATGCTTGTCGGCGGCTCCAACGCTGTCAACTTGACCGACGGGCTCGATGGGCTTTTGGCCGGCACGGCGGCGATCGCCTTTGGCGCGTATGCCGTGTTGGCTTGGAATCAAGGTCAGTACGATGTGGCGGTGTTTTGCGTCGCCGTTGTCGGCGCTGTGCTCGGCTTTTTAGTGTTTAATGCCCATCCGGCAAAAGTATTTATGGGGGATACCGGATCGCTCGCGCTTGGCGGGGCGATCGCTGCGGTCGCTGTCTTAACGAAACTCGAGCTGCTGCTGATCATTATTGGCGGCGTCTTTGTCATTGAAACGCTGTCTGTCATCATTCAAGTCGCCTCGTTCAAAACGACCGGCAGGCGCGTTTTCCGCATGAGCCCGCTCCATCATCATTATGAGCTCGTCGGTTGGTCGGAATGGCGCGTTGTCGTGACGTTTTGGGCCGTCGGCCTGTTGTTTGCCATGCTAGGAATTTATATCGAGGTGTGGATGTAA
- the murD gene encoding UDP-N-acetylmuramoylalanine--D-glutamate ligase has product MKPTLFYQHRRVLVIGLAKSGAAAARLLVELGAEVVANDQKPLAENAEAKQLEELGVRVVCGGHPLELLDEPFDLVVKNPGIPYTNPLVKKALEKGLPVVTEVELAYHISEALFIGITGSNGKTTTTTLIYEMLKADGQDPLLAGNIGLVACEVAKEAKPGQWLVTELSSFQLAGIDQFRPTIAVLLNIFDAHLDYHGTREAYAAAKANIFRNQTEQDYAVVNADDQTVMDIAASIRSQKVLFSATKPLGEGAYVDNGAVCWNGEPIIKTADIVLPGQHNVENILAAVAAAKLAGASNEAIVQVLTTFAGVKHRLQYVAEVDGRRFYNDSKATNILATQKALSAFAGEPVILLAGGLDRGNEFDELLPYLRQVKAAVLFGQTAEKIGRIAREAGIETIEYVDNVEKAVPVAFRLSEPGDVILLSPACASWDQYKTFEERGDIFIDAVHKLK; this is encoded by the coding sequence TTGAAACCGACTCTTTTCTATCAACATCGTCGTGTGCTTGTGATTGGATTGGCGAAAAGCGGGGCGGCAGCGGCCCGCCTGCTCGTTGAATTAGGGGCGGAAGTCGTCGCCAACGATCAAAAACCGTTGGCGGAAAACGCGGAGGCGAAGCAGCTTGAAGAGCTCGGCGTCCGCGTCGTTTGCGGCGGCCATCCGCTCGAACTGCTCGATGAGCCGTTTGACCTCGTCGTGAAAAATCCGGGCATCCCGTATACGAATCCGTTAGTGAAAAAAGCGCTTGAAAAAGGGCTTCCGGTCGTGACCGAGGTGGAGCTGGCTTATCACATTTCCGAAGCGCTGTTTATCGGCATTACCGGATCGAACGGGAAAACGACGACAACGACATTGATTTATGAAATGTTAAAGGCGGATGGCCAAGACCCGTTGCTTGCCGGCAATATCGGCTTAGTCGCCTGCGAGGTGGCCAAGGAAGCGAAGCCGGGCCAATGGCTCGTCACCGAACTGTCTTCGTTCCAGCTTGCCGGCATTGATCAATTCCGTCCTACGATCGCCGTCTTGCTTAACATTTTTGATGCCCATTTGGACTACCATGGCACAAGGGAAGCATACGCGGCGGCGAAGGCGAATATTTTCCGCAACCAAACAGAACAAGATTATGCGGTCGTCAACGCGGATGACCAGACCGTGATGGACATCGCCGCCTCGATTCGATCGCAAAAGGTGCTGTTTTCGGCGACGAAGCCGCTCGGTGAAGGGGCGTACGTCGACAATGGCGCCGTTTGCTGGAACGGAGAGCCGATCATCAAGACAGCAGACATTGTCCTCCCCGGCCAGCACAACGTGGAAAACATTTTGGCCGCGGTGGCGGCTGCCAAGCTGGCCGGCGCCAGCAACGAGGCGATCGTTCAAGTGTTGACGACGTTTGCCGGCGTAAAACATCGGCTTCAATATGTAGCCGAAGTCGACGGCCGGCGGTTTTACAACGACTCGAAGGCGACGAACATTTTGGCGACGCAAAAGGCGCTTTCGGCGTTCGCCGGCGAACCGGTGATTTTGTTGGCCGGCGGGCTTGACCGCGGCAATGAGTTTGACGAGCTTCTTCCGTACTTGCGGCAGGTGAAAGCGGCGGTATTGTTCGGGCAAACGGCGGAGAAAATCGGGCGCATCGCCCGGGAGGCGGGAATAGAAACGATCGAATATGTCGATAATGTGGAAAAAGCTGTCCCGGTTGCCTTCCGGCTTTCCGAGCCGGGCGATGTTATTTTGCTCTCTCCGGCCTGCGCCAGCTGGGATCAATACAAAACTTTCGAGGAGAGAGGGGACATTTTTATCGACGCCGTGCATAAGTTGAAATAG
- the ftsW_2 gene encoding Cell division protein FtsW, whose product MPRKRSAPDFLLILLTFSLLAIGLIMVYSASAVWAEYKFHDSFFFAKRQLLFAIVGIIAMFFVMNIDYWTWRDWSKVLLIVCFGLLVLVLIPGVGMVRNGSRSWIGVGAFSIQPSEFMKLAMIAFLAKYLSENQKKITSFKQGLLPALLLVFAAFGMIMLQPDLGTGTVMVGTCVAMIFVAGARLSHFVGLGVLGLAGFAALVLSAPYRIKRITSFLNPWEDPLGSGFQIIQSLYAIGPGGLFGLGLGQSRQKFFYLPEPQTDFIFAILAEELGFIGGSLVLLLFSLLLWRGVRIALGAPDLYGSFLALGIISMIAIQVMINIGVVTGLMPVTGITLPFLSYGGSSLTLMLMAIGVLLNISRHARY is encoded by the coding sequence TTGCCGCGGAAAAGGTCTGCGCCGGATTTTTTGTTGATTCTTTTAACGTTTTCGCTCTTGGCCATCGGGCTTATTATGGTGTACAGCGCGAGCGCCGTTTGGGCGGAATACAAGTTTCACGATTCGTTTTTCTTTGCCAAGCGCCAGCTGTTGTTTGCCATCGTCGGCATTATTGCCATGTTTTTTGTGATGAACATCGATTATTGGACGTGGCGCGACTGGTCGAAAGTGTTGCTCATCGTTTGTTTCGGGCTGCTTGTACTCGTGTTGATCCCGGGCGTCGGCATGGTGCGCAATGGGTCGCGCAGCTGGATCGGCGTCGGGGCGTTTTCCATCCAGCCGTCCGAATTTATGAAGCTGGCGATGATCGCGTTTTTGGCCAAATATTTATCCGAAAACCAAAAGAAGATTACATCGTTTAAACAAGGATTGCTGCCGGCGCTTTTGCTCGTGTTTGCGGCGTTCGGCATGATTATGCTGCAGCCGGACTTAGGGACGGGCACCGTGATGGTCGGCACATGTGTGGCGATGATTTTTGTCGCCGGCGCCCGCCTCAGCCATTTTGTGGGCCTTGGGGTGTTGGGGCTTGCCGGGTTTGCCGCCCTCGTTTTATCGGCGCCGTATCGAATCAAGCGGATTACATCGTTTTTGAATCCGTGGGAAGACCCGTTGGGGAGCGGATTTCAAATCATCCAGTCGCTGTACGCCATCGGTCCGGGCGGGCTGTTTGGCCTGGGGCTCGGGCAAAGCCGGCAAAAGTTTTTTTATTTGCCGGAGCCGCAAACTGATTTTATTTTCGCCATTTTGGCCGAGGAGCTCGGTTTTATTGGCGGATCGCTCGTCCTTCTTTTATTCAGCCTTCTTCTTTGGCGCGGCGTGCGCATCGCCCTTGGCGCCCCCGATTTGTACGGCAGCTTTTTGGCGCTTGGCATCATTTCGATGATTGCCATCCAAGTGATGATCAACATCGGCGTTGTCACCGGGCTGATGCCCGTCACCGGCATTACTCTCCCGTTTTTGAGCTACGGCGGATCGTCGTTGACATTGATGCTGATGGCGATCGGCGTGCTGCTCAATATTAGCAGACACGCCCGCTATTAG
- the divIB gene encoding Cell division protein DivIB, producing the protein MELPAGRKAGKAMEKGKVVVLEDRVPKLKERRRQKANRRLILYLSFFFLFILCVLYFQSPLSAVRHVEVSGNRHLPAERIISLSGITKRTSFWKVNEQSVATRIARHPEIKEATVEKRLPNTIVIRVHEWRRVAYVYDRQTFFPLLENGRLLKQEAVKTAPSDAPVLVGWKNGDAIAEMTGQLAELPAPVLGAMSEIHYKPNSEYEDRVIVYMNDGYEVSATIHRFADKLSHYPAIVAELDRNVKGVIHLEVGSYFVPYEPPKKEDDDETTSP; encoded by the coding sequence ATGGAGCTGCCCGCGGGCAGGAAAGCGGGGAAGGCAATGGAAAAGGGAAAGGTTGTTGTTCTTGAAGACCGCGTCCCAAAACTGAAAGAGCGTCGCCGCCAAAAAGCGAACCGTCGGCTGATTTTGTATTTGTCCTTCTTTTTTCTGTTTATTTTGTGCGTTCTTTACTTCCAATCGCCGTTAAGCGCCGTCAGGCATGTGGAGGTGAGCGGAAACCGCCATTTGCCGGCGGAGCGCATCATCAGCTTGAGCGGCATTACGAAGCGGACAAGCTTTTGGAAAGTGAACGAACAAAGTGTGGCAACGAGGATCGCCCGCCATCCGGAAATTAAAGAGGCAACCGTGGAAAAGAGGCTGCCGAACACGATTGTCATCCGCGTCCACGAATGGCGGCGGGTCGCTTATGTCTACGACCGGCAAACATTTTTCCCGCTGCTTGAGAACGGACGGCTGTTAAAGCAGGAAGCGGTGAAAACAGCCCCGAGCGATGCGCCTGTGCTCGTCGGTTGGAAAAACGGCGACGCCATCGCCGAGATGACTGGACAGCTGGCGGAACTGCCGGCGCCGGTGCTTGGCGCCATGTCGGAAATTCACTACAAGCCGAACAGCGAGTATGAAGACCGCGTCATCGTCTACATGAACGACGGGTATGAGGTAAGTGCGACGATTCATCGTTTTGCGGACAAGCTGTCGCATTATCCGGCGATTGTCGCCGAGCTTGACCGAAATGTCAAAGGGGTCATTCACCTCGAAGTCGGCAGCTACTTTGTCCCGTACGAGCCGCCGAAAAAGGAGGACGATGATGAGACAACAAGCCCATAG
- a CDS encoding Bacterial protein of uncharacterised function (DUF881) — translation MRQQAHSRILLTFICFLFGAMLGFSYQHAKNDPSRREWSDSEWKREYEFRSALIALQKENRSLKQQLVEKQDELAAWEKKLADRQTNEAGLAKEAEQLRMYVGKARVKGKGVAVTLSDSSYIPSEASATDYIVHEQHVWKVVHELLISGAEAVAINGQRISHRSYIVCNGPVIEVDGTQHAAPFVISAIGDPDVLSSALVLPGGVVDELVQDHIDVKVEKQEAITLDPVFAPRP, via the coding sequence ATGAGACAACAAGCCCATAGCCGCATCCTCCTTACTTTTATTTGCTTTTTATTCGGCGCCATGCTCGGGTTTTCCTACCAACATGCCAAAAACGATCCATCCCGCCGCGAATGGAGCGACAGCGAGTGGAAAAGGGAATACGAGTTTCGCTCGGCGCTGATCGCTTTGCAAAAGGAAAACCGGTCGTTAAAGCAACAGCTTGTCGAAAAGCAAGACGAACTGGCCGCTTGGGAAAAAAAACTGGCCGACCGGCAGACGAACGAAGCCGGGCTGGCGAAAGAAGCAGAACAGCTGCGCATGTATGTTGGAAAGGCGAGGGTGAAAGGAAAGGGTGTAGCAGTCACGCTTTCCGACTCCTCTTACATCCCCTCTGAAGCAAGTGCTACTGATTATATCGTTCACGAACAGCACGTATGGAAAGTCGTTCACGAGCTGCTTATTTCCGGCGCCGAAGCGGTCGCCATTAACGGGCAGCGCATTTCCCATCGCTCCTACATTGTGTGCAACGGTCCGGTCATTGAGGTTGACGGGACGCAACATGCCGCTCCGTTTGTCATTTCGGCGATCGGCGACCCAGATGTGCTGTCGTCTGCGCTCGTCCTGCCAGGCGGCGTCGTCGACGAGCTTGTTCAAGACCATATCGATGTAAAAGTGGAAAAGCAAGAGGCGATTACGCTCGATCCGGTATTCGCGCCCAGACCGTAA
- a CDS encoding Bacterial protein of uncharacterised function (DUF881): MERKRQLYFAGIAGVFGLMLAVGMRTTLPSEERDTRDIWELRADLTKEQKLEQQLLEELERYEAKLRHYRREEQEDGEAALEETVAELREEAGLTEVKGRGVVLTIAPFAAGGYVGPVAQTVSPELLQRLVNELNKYGAKEIAISGERLTNRTAIRDVNGVTKVGRRPLQLPVEVKAIADDADKLYSGLTVSPIRDDFIVENLELSISKPKPMIAIPPSTERLEVKYMETASAGKEEK; the protein is encoded by the coding sequence TTGGAGCGAAAAAGACAGCTGTATTTTGCCGGGATTGCCGGCGTGTTCGGATTGATGCTGGCCGTCGGGATGCGGACGACGCTGCCTTCGGAAGAGCGCGATACGCGCGACATTTGGGAGCTGCGCGCCGATTTGACAAAGGAGCAGAAGCTTGAACAGCAGCTGCTTGAGGAGCTGGAACGCTACGAGGCGAAATTGCGCCATTACCGGCGCGAGGAGCAGGAAGACGGTGAGGCGGCGCTCGAGGAGACGGTCGCCGAGCTTAGGGAAGAAGCCGGACTGACCGAGGTGAAAGGGCGCGGCGTGGTGCTGACGATCGCGCCGTTTGCGGCGGGCGGCTACGTCGGTCCGGTCGCCCAAACGGTGTCGCCGGAGCTGCTGCAGCGGTTGGTAAATGAATTGAACAAATATGGAGCAAAGGAAATCGCCATTAGCGGCGAGCGGCTGACGAACCGGACGGCGATTCGCGATGTCAACGGGGTGACGAAAGTCGGTCGCCGGCCGCTTCAGCTGCCGGTTGAGGTGAAGGCGATCGCGGACGATGCGGACAAGCTGTATAGCGGGTTGACGGTTTCGCCGATTCGGGATGATTTCATCGTCGAAAACTTGGAGCTTTCGATTTCCAAGCCGAAACCGATGATCGCCATTCCGCCGTCAACCGAGCGGCTGGAGGTAAAATACATGGAGACGGCGAGCGCCGGCAAGGAGGAGAAATAG
- a CDS encoding Uncharacterized conserved protein (small basic protein) gives MWLPLLGLLLGFAVGVLAGWEVPDQYSSYLSIAILAAFDTLIGGWRAHLQGTYDETVFITGFFFNIILATTLTFLGVHLGVDLYLAAVFAFGVRLFQNIAIIRRLWLAEWAERRENREKS, from the coding sequence ATGTGGCTTCCGCTTCTCGGATTGTTGCTCGGGTTTGCCGTCGGCGTCCTGGCCGGCTGGGAAGTTCCCGATCAGTATTCCAGTTATTTGTCGATTGCCATTTTGGCCGCCTTTGATACATTAATAGGGGGATGGCGCGCCCATTTACAAGGAACGTACGACGAAACAGTATTTATAACCGGGTTTTTTTTCAATATCATCCTTGCCACAACTTTGACTTTTCTTGGGGTGCATCTTGGTGTAGACTTGTATTTGGCGGCCGTCTTCGCGTTTGGCGTCCGCCTGTTTCAAAACATTGCCATCATCCGTCGCCTTTGGCTTGCCGAATGGGCGGAGCGGCGGGAAAATCGCGAAAAAAGTTAA
- the ftsA gene encoding Cell division protein FtsA: MSSNEIVVSLDVGTSSVKVIIGEMLGSSINIIGIGNVKSEGLKKGAIVDIDKTVQSIKRAVEQAERMVGLSIRRVIVGVAGSHIQLHDCHGIVAVASENREISDEDVARVIDAAQVVSIPPDREIISVVPRQFIVDGLDGIHDPRGMIGVRLEMEGTMVTGAKTILHNLLRCVERAGLEISDICLQPLAAGSLALSDDERHLGAALVDLGGGSTTVAVFEQGALQAVSSLPVGGEHITKDLAIGLRTTTEDAEKIKLKHGYAFYDYASDEEVFSVPVMGSDQHQQFSQLEIADIIEARMEEILQMVQHEVRRLGFRDLPGGYVLTGGVANMPGVLELAHVVLGTSVRVAMPDYIGVRDPQYTIGVGLLKFAYRQAQLQGKTVPAAAAAEPVERPAPKQPSKPKKKEDHFGKKVKKFFGSFFE; the protein is encoded by the coding sequence ATGAGCAGCAATGAGATCGTCGTTAGCCTGGATGTCGGAACATCGAGCGTCAAAGTCATCATCGGGGAAATGTTGGGCAGCTCGATTAACATTATCGGAATCGGCAATGTGAAATCAGAAGGGCTCAAAAAAGGCGCGATTGTTGATATAGATAAAACGGTGCAATCGATCAAGCGCGCGGTCGAACAAGCGGAACGGATGGTCGGCCTTTCGATCCGCCGCGTGATTGTCGGGGTGGCGGGAAGCCATATTCAGCTGCATGACTGCCATGGCATCGTTGCGGTTGCCAGCGAAAACCGCGAAATCAGCGATGAAGACGTTGCCCGCGTCATCGATGCGGCGCAAGTCGTTTCCATCCCGCCGGACCGGGAAATTATCAGCGTCGTTCCGCGCCAGTTTATCGTCGACGGCTTAGACGGCATCCACGACCCACGCGGCATGATCGGCGTCCGCTTGGAGATGGAAGGGACGATGGTGACCGGAGCGAAGACGATTTTACATAATCTCCTTCGCTGTGTGGAACGCGCCGGTTTGGAAATCAGCGACATTTGCCTCCAGCCGTTAGCGGCCGGTTCGCTGGCATTATCCGACGATGAGCGGCACTTGGGCGCCGCGCTCGTCGATCTGGGCGGCGGTTCGACAACGGTCGCTGTCTTTGAGCAAGGGGCGTTGCAAGCTGTCTCTTCACTGCCGGTCGGCGGGGAGCATATTACAAAAGATTTGGCCATCGGGCTGCGGACAACAACGGAGGATGCGGAAAAAATCAAATTGAAGCACGGGTATGCGTTTTACGACTACGCTTCGGACGAAGAAGTGTTCAGCGTGCCGGTCATGGGCAGCGATCAACACCAGCAGTTCAGCCAGCTTGAGATCGCCGATATTATTGAGGCGAGGATGGAGGAAATTTTGCAAATGGTTCAACATGAAGTGCGCCGGCTTGGCTTTCGCGACCTTCCGGGCGGCTATGTGCTGACCGGCGGCGTGGCGAATATGCCGGGAGTGTTGGAGTTGGCTCACGTCGTCCTAGGGACGAGCGTCCGTGTTGCCATGCCGGATTACATCGGCGTGCGCGACCCGCAATACACGATCGGCGTCGGCCTGCTCAAGTTCGCCTACCGGCAGGCGCAGCTGCAAGGGAAAACCGTCCCGGCGGCGGCCGCGGCGGAGCCGGTCGAGCGCCCGGCGCCAAAACAACCATCGAAACCGAAAAAGAAAGAAGACCATTTCGGGAAGAAGGTCAAGAAATTTTTCGGTTCTTTCTTTGAATAG
- the ftsZ gene encoding Cell division protein FtsZ → MLEFETTVDQLATIKVIGVGGGGNNAVNRMIEHGVQGVEFIAVNTDAQALNLSKAPTKLQIGAKLTRGLGAGANPEVGKKAAEESKEQIEEALRGADMVFVTAGMGGGTGTGAAPVIAQIARELGALTVGVVTRPFTFEGRKRATQAASGIAAMKEAVDTLIVIPNDRLLEIVDKNTPMLEAFREADNVLRQGVQGISDLIAVPGLINLDFADVKTIMSNKGSALMGIGIASGENRAAEAAKKAISSPLLETSIDGAQGVLMNITGGMNLSLYEVQEAADIVASAADQEVNMIFGSVINEDLKDEIVVTVIATGFNENVASQPRPPRAGIGTAPKVTPAPKREKREEPAQDYAALRSGQAEDPLDIPAFLRNRNRRR, encoded by the coding sequence ATGTTGGAGTTTGAGACAACAGTCGATCAGTTGGCAACGATCAAGGTGATTGGGGTCGGGGGCGGCGGCAACAACGCCGTCAATCGGATGATTGAACACGGAGTGCAAGGCGTTGAATTTATTGCCGTCAATACCGATGCACAGGCGCTCAATTTGTCGAAGGCGCCGACGAAACTGCAAATCGGGGCGAAGCTGACACGCGGCTTGGGTGCGGGAGCGAACCCAGAAGTTGGAAAAAAAGCAGCTGAGGAGAGCAAAGAGCAAATTGAAGAAGCGCTTCGCGGCGCCGATATGGTGTTTGTCACCGCTGGCATGGGCGGCGGCACGGGAACTGGGGCGGCGCCCGTCATCGCCCAAATCGCCCGCGAATTAGGAGCGCTCACGGTCGGTGTCGTCACGCGCCCGTTTACGTTTGAAGGGCGGAAGCGGGCGACGCAGGCCGCAAGCGGCATCGCTGCCATGAAAGAGGCGGTCGATACGCTCATCGTCATTCCGAACGACCGGTTGCTTGAGATTGTTGACAAAAATACGCCGATGCTTGAGGCGTTCCGCGAAGCGGACAATGTGCTGCGCCAAGGGGTGCAAGGCATTTCCGATTTGATCGCTGTGCCGGGGTTGATCAACCTTGACTTCGCCGATGTGAAAACGATCATGTCCAACAAAGGCTCGGCGCTGATGGGCATCGGGATTGCCAGCGGCGAAAACCGAGCGGCGGAGGCAGCCAAAAAAGCCATTTCCAGCCCGCTGTTGGAGACGTCGATCGACGGGGCGCAAGGCGTGCTCATGAACATCACCGGCGGCATGAACTTAAGTTTGTACGAAGTGCAGGAGGCCGCCGACATCGTCGCTTCGGCGGCCGATCAAGAAGTGAACATGATTTTCGGCTCGGTCATCAACGAAGACTTAAAAGACGAAATTGTCGTCACTGTCATCGCGACCGGGTTTAACGAAAACGTTGCTTCGCAGCCGCGGCCGCCGCGCGCCGGCATCGGGACGGCGCCGAAAGTGACGCCGGCGCCGAAGCGGGAAAAGCGCGAAGAACCGGCGCAAGATTATGCGGCGCTCCGGTCCGGGCAGGCGGAAGACCCGCTCGATATTCCGGCGTTCTTGCGTAACCGCAACCGTCGCCGTTGA